In Thunnus albacares chromosome 10, fThuAlb1.1, whole genome shotgun sequence, a single window of DNA contains:
- the LOC122990115 gene encoding signal-regulatory protein beta-2-like yields MLFGFYILLVLRVGRCTDDQIFVTKTVDVGDNVTLTCIRQTSELKATTLFWIRLVAGNIPEFLGGTYDFDYVGVNKITHITAKQEPGTFVLDINKAKLSDAGLYYCIKVDRLNMTLLKGAFLRIKGPEPDITVITQNFPSDPVRPGDSVTLQCSMLPDSENKKCPEEHRVYWFRAGSDESHPSFIYAHGNSGNECEKSPETHSPQKCFYSFYKEVSSSDAGTYYCAVATCGEILFGNATKLNIEGK; encoded by the exons ATGCTGTTTGGATTTTATATCTTGCTCGTGCTCAGAGTTGGGC gATGCACAGACGATCAGATCTTTGTGACAAAGACTGTTGATGTTGGAGATAATGTGACCCTGACATGTATCCGCCAGACATCTGAGTTAAAAGCAACAACCTTGTTCTGGATCAGGCTTGTTGCTGGAAATATACCTGAATTCTTGGGAGGAACATATGATTTTGATTATGTTGGTGTTAATAAGATTACTCACATTACAGCAAAACAAGAGCCTGGAACATTTGTTCTGGATATTAATAAAGCTAAGCTAAGCGATGCTGGTCTTTATTACTGTATAAAAGTAGACCGACTTAACATGACATTAttaaaaggagcatttctgagGATTAAAG GACCAGAACCTGATATCACTGTCATCACTCAAAACTTTCCATCTGATCCAGTCCGTCCAGGAGACTCTGTGACTCTCCAGTGTTCAATGCTCCCTGACTCTGAGAATAAAAAGTGTCCAGAAGAACACAGAGTGTACTGGTTCAGAGCTGGATCAGATGAATCTCATCCCAGTTTTATTTACGCTCATGGAAACAGTGGtaatgaatgtgaaaagagTCCTGAGACTCACTCTCCACAGAAATGTTTCTACAGCTTCTATAAGGAGGTCAGCTCGTCTGATGCTGGGACTtactactgtgctgtggccACATGTGGAGAGATATTATTTGGAAATGCGACAAAACTCAACATCGAAGGTAAATGA
- the LOC122990554 gene encoding uncharacterized protein LOC122990554: MTLLKGTFLRIEGPELDITVITQDFPSNPVRPGDSVTLQCSVLSDSENKKCPEEDTVYWFRAGSDESHPSFIYAHGNSGDECEKSSETRSPQKCVYSFSKTVSSSDAGTYYCAVATCGEIVFGNGTKLDIEVVSWWNLQKANTIIYLLCAALAINLVVTAFLIYRIKRKSCDCWNAAVSLQTNAETASGGQQSQQRYEKSLVYSAVTFTKKKAGKAGRRNAKAAEENSVYNTVRA; encoded by the exons ATGACATTATTAAAAGGAACATTTCTGAGGATTGAAG GACCAGAACTTGATATCACTGTCATCACTCAAGACTTTCCATCTAATCCAGTCCGTCCAGGAGACTCTGTGACTCTCCAGTGTTCAGTGCTCTCTGACTCTGAGAATAAAAAGTGTCCAGAAGAAGACACAGTGTACTGGTTCAGAGCTGGATCAGATGAATCTCATCCCAGTTTTATTTACGCTCATGGAAACAGTGgtgatgaatgtgaaaagagTTCTGAGACTCGCTCTCCACAGAAATGTGTCTACAGCTTCTCTAAGACCGTCAGCTCTTCTGATGCTGGGACTtactactgtgctgtggccACATGTGGGGAGATAGTATTTGGAAATGGAACTAAACTGGACATTGAAG TTGTCAGCTGGTGGAATTTACAAAAGGCCAACACAATTATCTAcctgctgtgtgctgctttgGCTATAAATCTGGTTGTAACAGCCTTCCTCATATATCGCATCAAGAGAAAATCTTGTGATTGCTGGAACG ctgctgtttctctgcaAACAAATGCTGAAACAGCCAGTGGTGGTCAACAAAGTCAGCAG AGATATGAGAAGTCATTGGTTTATTCTGCAGTAACCTTTACCAAGAAGAAAGCTGGCAAAGCAGGGAGAAGGAATgcaaaagcagcagaagaaaatTCTGTCTACAATACTGTCAGGGCTTAG
- the LOC122990549 gene encoding uncharacterized protein LOC122990549 has product MIRRLAALILLTAVSLIQTAEVHHLISLTLVELGDNVTFQCPFSENDNFIHWYKQSLGHMGQTVASGLIGTVTVSDQFKESRFTVTKEDAQYSLIIRNVSKEDEATYFCQKGTSFSPTFVNGTFLIVNDNNQQKSVYVKQSPETASVQLGDALTLQCSLLSKNTTENTDQCPGVHSVYWFRAGSGGFHPGIIYTHRNRSDKPVERSCVYSLSKTIQDSSDTGTYYCAVVTCGEILFGEGTKVDTRSELDPVVLVLGALLACCVTVIAVLIFYVNGRRVCEHCNGAAGASHNLETSTVDQSNNLDGEAKEVNYAALDLPTIKVKRGNKMRRENTQCVYSIVRSDYHNQQHPSL; this is encoded by the exons ATGATCCGACGACTGGCTGCTTTGATTCTTCTTACTGCAGTGT ctctgaTTCAGACTGCAGAGGTTCATCACCTGATCTCTTTGACTTTGGTTGAACTTGGTGACAATGTTACTTTTCAATGTCCATTCTCTGAGAATGACAACTTCATTCATTGGTATAAGCAGTCTCTTGGACATATGGGCCAAACAGTCGCTTCTGGACTCATCGGCACAGTAACAGTCAGTGACCAATTCAAAGAGTCTCGTTTCACTGTCACAAAAGAGGATGCTCAGTATTCTCTCATCATCAGAAATGTAAGCAAAGAGGATGAAGCAACATATTTCTGTCAGAAAGGAACATCATTTTCACCGACTTTCGTCAATGGCACATTCTTGATTGTGAACG ACAACAATCAGCAGAAATCAGTCTATGTGAAACAAAGTCCGGAGACAGCATCAGTCCAGCTGGGAGACGCACTGACTCTCCAATGTTCACTGCTCTCCAagaacacaacagaaaacacagatcaGTGTCCAGGTGTACACAGTGTGTACTGGTTCAGAGCTGGATCAGGAGGATTTCATCCAGGCATCATTTACACTCACAGGAACAGGAGTGATAAACCTGTGGAGAGGAGCTGTGTCTACAGTCTGTCCAAAACTATACAGGACTCCTCTGATACTGGGACTTACTACTGTGCTGTGGTCACATGTGGAGAGATCCTGTTTGGTGAAGGAACTAAAGTGGATACAA GATCAGAGTTGGATCCAGTTGTTCTTGTACTTGGAGCACTGTTGGCCTGCTGTGTGACTGTGATTGCCGTCCTTATTTTCTACGTTAATGGGAGGAGAGTTTGTGAACATTGCAACG gagcagcaggagcctCTCATAATCTTGAAACATCAACGGTGGATCAATCAAACAACCTG GATGGTGAAGCAAAGGAAGTGAACTATGCAGCGCTGGATTTACCCACAATTAAAgtgaaaagaggaaataaaatgaggagagagaacaCACAGTGTGTTTACTCTATTGTTAGATCAGATTACCACAACCAGCAACACCCCTCTCTATAG